The region ACAGGTCCAGTTCGCCCGCGCTGGCCGCCGCGTAGGTCTCCAGGTCGATCGAGTCCAGGGTGCGCGGCGGGTCGGCGGGACGGGCGCCGGCGCTCAGCTCCTCGGGCACCTCCAGGGAGTGGAGGGCGGCCAGGGCGCGTCCGGCCTGCTCGGACATCTCCTCGGTGAAGAGGTCGTCCCGGGCCAGGTCGGCGCCGTTGACCACGTCCTCCAGCAGCTCGAAGGCGGCCAGGCCGTGCTCGGTGTCCACGGCGTGGACGCGGGGGCCGACCAGGTCGGGGCTGTCGGCGGTGAGGCCGTCGACCAGGGCGATGCGCTCCAGGCGGGCGCGGACGTCCTCGGCCGGTCCGTTGAGGCGCTTGACGAACACCCCCCGGCCGGATTCGGTCTCGCCGGCCCAGATGTCGTTGCGGCCCAGGTAGGAGGTCAGGGTGTCTTCGACGAACCCGCCGAAGCCGTTCCGCTCCAGCAGGGCGGTGACCTCGGGGACGTCCTCCAGGGGGATGGGGTCGAAGGTGGTGGGCTTACTCGCCATCGGGGTTCACCTCGTAGACGGACACGAAGGACTGGCTGTGGTGGGTGAGGGGCTCCCGGTTCCAGCCCGCGTACCGCTCGCGCAGTCGCAGGCCGGCCAGGCGGGCCATGAGGTCCAGCTCCGAG is a window of Nocardiopsis changdeensis DNA encoding:
- the lxmK gene encoding class V lanthionine synthetase subunit LxmK, which codes for MASKPTTFDPIPLEDVPEVTALLERNGFGGFVEDTLTSYLGRNDIWAGETESGRGVFVKRLNGPAEDVRARLERIALVDGLTADSPDLVGPRVHAVDTEHGLAAFELLEDVVNGADLARDDLFTEEMSEQAGRALAALHSLEVPEELSAGARPADPPRTLDSIDLETYAAASAGELDLWRLLHDDGEVASALAVPPGGAGRHRTGLVHGDLRLDQFLSDGDVLYLTDWEEIRPGDPASDIGAFAGEWLHRGVMAMTSSPEDPISGGARRFELLRSNIEAFWAAYLEARPEARGDIDLAVRATAYVGHHLFNRVLAAAQHAAYLTPLNKAAAGVGRRALLNPQGYAPAIGFGERV